In Arthrobacter alpinus, a single window of DNA contains:
- a CDS encoding LacI family DNA-binding transcriptional regulator: MARKATSQDVADRAGVSRSAVSFVLNGRADGNIAKEKQLLILAAAKELNYTPNAVARSLQSQRTHTIGVVTDAIAGGPFAGKLLQGASSAAFDAGYLLFAIDTQRNDAREDKAFGTLINRQVDAMMFAAESLRPHHPRPAMKGIPALLVNSFDPAGAQLSIIPDEIGGGRRAAQILLDAGHTSIAYLSGGPELVATERRTQGLDAAIAKAGLPSIEAMETGWEINDGYAAAMRLLTDDGGRSPKLDRPTGVVCANDRVAVGFMMACGQLGLRVPQDVSIVGYDDDEPLARTVVPGLTTVALPHREMGEKAIELLLAELDHGAANQPGGTILIPCPVVMRGSVAAPSGGSH; the protein is encoded by the coding sequence ATGGCACGTAAGGCCACTTCTCAGGACGTCGCCGACCGCGCGGGGGTTTCTCGCAGCGCCGTGAGCTTTGTCCTGAACGGCCGCGCCGATGGAAATATTGCCAAGGAGAAGCAGCTGCTCATCCTGGCCGCCGCCAAGGAGCTCAATTACACTCCAAATGCCGTGGCACGCTCACTGCAAAGCCAGCGCACCCACACCATCGGCGTGGTGACCGATGCCATCGCCGGCGGGCCTTTCGCCGGCAAGCTCCTGCAAGGCGCCAGCAGTGCCGCGTTCGATGCCGGATACCTTTTGTTTGCCATCGACACCCAGCGCAACGACGCCCGCGAGGACAAGGCCTTTGGCACCCTTATCAACCGCCAGGTTGATGCCATGATGTTCGCCGCGGAGAGTCTGCGCCCGCATCACCCCCGCCCCGCCATGAAGGGCATTCCGGCGCTGCTGGTTAATAGTTTTGACCCGGCTGGCGCCCAGCTCTCCATCATTCCTGACGAGATTGGCGGCGGCCGCCGCGCCGCCCAAATCCTGCTCGACGCCGGGCACACCTCCATTGCCTACCTCTCCGGCGGACCCGAGTTGGTGGCCACGGAACGCCGCACCCAAGGCCTTGACGCCGCAATTGCCAAGGCAGGGCTGCCCTCCATTGAGGCCATGGAAACCGGCTGGGAGATCAACGATGGATATGCCGCGGCCATGCGCCTCTTAACGGACGACGGCGGCCGCTCGCCAAAGCTTGACCGGCCCACCGGGGTTGTGTGCGCAAATGACAGGGTCGCCGTGGGCTTCATGATGGCCTGCGGACAGTTGGGGTTGCGGGTCCCGCAGGATGTGAGCATTGTGGGCTATGACGATGACGAGCCGCTTGCCAGGACTGTGGTTCCCGGACTGACCACGGTGGCACTGCCCCACCGTGAAATGGGCGAGAAGGCCATTGAGCTGTTGTTGGCGGAGCTGGACCACGGGGCAGCGAATCAGCCTGGCGGAACCATCCTCATTCCCTGCCCCGTGGTGATGCGCGGCTCGGTGGCGGCACCTTCAGGCGGCTCCCACTAA